A region from the Acomys russatus chromosome 22, mAcoRus1.1, whole genome shotgun sequence genome encodes:
- the LOC127205482 gene encoding 40S ribosomal protein S27-like: protein MHLAKDLLHLSPEEKRKHKRKRLVQSSNCYFMDVTCPGCYKSPVFSHAQTAVLCAGWATVLCQPTGGKARLTEGCSFRKKQHEST, encoded by the coding sequence ATGCATCTCGCAAAAGATCTCCTTCATCTCTctccagaagagaagaggaaacacaagagAAAGCGCCTGGTGCAGAGCTCTAATTGCTACTTTATGGATGTGACGTGCCCAGGCTGCTATAAATCACCAGTCTTTAGCCACGCACAAACAGCAGTCTTGTGTGCTGGCTGGGCCACTGTTCTCTGTCAGCCTACTGGTGGAAAAGCAAGGCTGACAGAAGGATGTTCCTTCAGGAAGAAGCAGCACGAAAGTACCTGA